The Myxococcales bacterium genome contains the following window.
GCGATCGCAGCCGCAGTCGCCGCAGCGGACCCGCACGGAGCCATGGGCGAGGACGCCGCAGGTCAGGTAGGTGCGCAGCTCGCGCTCGACGTGGCGCGGGACGCCGAAGCCGTGGGCGCTGCGCGCGCGGGCGCCGGCGAGGAATCCCTCGAGGTGGTCTCGCACCACCGCGCGCAGCACCGTCGCCTCCGGCCGCCGCCGCTCGGACGCTGTCGTCCCGCTCGCCGCGACCACCACCCGGCGCGCAGCACGCGGCGGGCCGGGCGCTCGGTCGAGAACGTGTTCCGCGCGTCGCCCGTCTGAGCGTCGGGGCGCATGTGGCCGCATCGCCTGGTGGAGGCAGGTGCCCGGGGCCGTGGTCGTTCTGGCAGCGGTGGCAGCCGATCGGAGGAGGGGCCTCTGGCAGCGGTGGCAGCCGATCGGAGGAGGGGCCGATGCCGCGACGCCGCCGCGACCGCGCTCGCGCGAGGAGGTCGATGAATCGAGGTTGACCGGTTGGCGGGTGCGCGATACCGAGTGGCATGGACCGGGTCGTGAACCAGCATCGACGCCTCGGGCTCGACGAGCCGGGGCGGCGGTACCTGCGACGTCACGACGACCTCGCGGCGCGAGAGTTCGACGAGGCGCTCCGATCGGCGGAGGAGCCGGCGGCGTGGACGTGCGACTGCGATCAGTGCGCGTACGTCCTGTCGCCAGCCGACTTCATCCTGCACAGCGCGGCGGCCAGCCTGGCGGGCTTCGAGCGTCCGGGCTTCGCGCGCCTGCGGCACGGCCCCGCGCCCGTGGCCGACAGCGCGCCATCACCGAGCGCGGGGGACCTGGCCAGCGTGATGCTGGCCCACCTGCGGGCGGTCGTGATCGACGGTCTCGACGTCACGTTGGACGCCAGCGCCCTCGGCCAGGCGGCGCGTTCCGGGCTGCGGCTGGCCGCGCGTGACACGCCGGCGCTCGCAGCGTGGTGCGCGGCGCGGCCGGGGGCGGTGGCGATGCTGCTGGCCCTGGCGCCGTTCTGGATCCGCTCGCTCGATGGCTGGGCCCCGCCCGCCGACGCCGATGGCGAGGACGTCGGGCTGGCGGTCATGAAGCACCTCTTGGTGCGCTACCCTGTGCCGGTCCCGCTGTACGCGCCGTGGCGAGGGACCTCGCCACCCCCGTTCAAGTGGGCCGTGTGGCTGGTGGTCCTCGGGCAGGGCGGCAGCCTGCACGACGCGGCGCGGGTGTTCGGCTGGCGGGTCGCACGCGCGCTCACCGGCTGGCTGGCGCAGGCGCCGGTCGAGCTTGGCCCGGTCGAAGCGGTGATGTGGGCCGAATTGCGGCGCCTGCGCGTCGGCGAGCCGGTCGTGCGCCGCCTCGGCACGCACCCCGCCTATCTCCTCGATCCGACCGACGATGGCGAGGGCGCGCTGCACGACCCGTTCGGCGACGACCGGGCGCCGCTCGCGCCAGCGAGCCAAGCAGCCCAGCGGCGGTTCTGGGACGAGACCGTGGCCTGGCTCCAGCGCCACGGCGCGGCGTTGACCGACGACGACACGGTTGCCGTGCTCGACTGGGCGATGCACTGCCACATCGAGGGCGCGCGCCCGGGCGGCGTGCCCTTTCGCTGG
Protein-coding sequences here:
- a CDS encoding transposase zinc-binding domain-containing protein, giving the protein MVRDHLEGFLAGARARSAHGFGVPRHVERELRTYLTCGVLAHGSVRVRCGDCGCDRLLAFPCKVGRCARRAPVGAWPTPPPTWWTACITELPFLPALGVRGAF
- a CDS encoding PcfJ domain-containing protein, whose translation is MDRVVNQHRRLGLDEPGRRYLRRHDDLAAREFDEALRSAEEPAAWTCDCDQCAYVLSPADFILHSAAASLAGFERPGFARLRHGPAPVADSAPSPSAGDLASVMLAHLRAVVIDGLDVTLDASALGQAARSGLRLAARDTPALAAWCAARPGAVAMLLALAPFWIRSLDGWAPPADADGEDVGLAVMKHLLVRYPVPVPLYAPWRGTSPPPFKWAVWLVVLGQGGSLHDAARVFGWRVARALTGWLAQAPVELGPVEAVMWAELRRLRVGEPVVRRLGTHPAYLLDPTDDGEGALHDPFGDDRAPLAPASQAAQRRFWDETVAWLQRHGAALTDDDTVAVLDWAMHCHIEGARPGGVPFRWRGRTAASVLADARSYHQRVTAGRGWANGAAIAWARHRDDWAHEDVDGRWLVRELCSGDALAEESQALLHCVFGYAYRCVQGLSQIYSVAHDDERTLTIELDAGGDVVQVRGRANRAPTERELQIVARWRSAAPGVASARAR